The nucleotide sequence CCGAAGGCGCGCCGACCTCGCTGCAGGTGCTGCTTGATCCCAAGTTCAAGGGCCGTATCGCGCTCTACAACGACGGCATCGGCTTCCACTTCCCGGCACAGGTCGCCGGCGGCGGCAAGCTCGAGGATATCCCCGAGAACATGGACGCGGCCTGGGACTTTATCGCCAAGGTCAAGGAGCAGCAGCCGCTGCTGGGCGAAGATCCGGACTTCACCAACTGGTTCCAGAACGGCGAAATCGACCTGGCTGTGACCATTTCGACCAATGCCCGCGAAGCCATGAAGAACGGCATCGACCTGGCATGGACCGTGCCGGAAGAAGGCTCGAAGTTCGAAACCGATGGCCTCTGGATCCCCAAGGGCCTGCCGGAGAACGAGCTCTACTGGGCCAAGCAGTACATCAACTTTGCGCTGACCCAGGAAGCCCAGCAGGTCTGGCTTGATGGTCTGGGTCTGCCGGGCGTGGTGCCGGGGCTGACGCCTCCGGAAGGTCTGGCGGGTGATCCGTCCTATCCGACCGAGCCGGAAGATTTTGAACGCCTCATCCGCATCCCGACCGCGATCCAGGTCGAGCATGAGAGCGAATGGTTCGGCAAGTTCAAGTCGATCATGCAGGGGTGATTGTCGCCTGTTGGGTGAAGGGGCGGGGTCTCGACGAGAGGCTTTCACCCCTCACCCTGACCCTCTCCCCTGAGGGGAGAGGGGACGCAGGAGCCGCGGGGGCAGGGGGTGACCCAGGGCACCCCACCCCACCCCTCCCCACGAGGGGGAGGGAGAAGAATGGTGCTGGTCACGGCCAGCACCTCCA is from Devosia sp. SD17-2 and encodes:
- a CDS encoding PotD/PotF family extracellular solute-binding protein, with the translated sequence MTKTKSILALSRRRFLGGAAALGGLVATGWTGKAFAQEPEKPAEIIVRAWGGSWVASLQAGVSDPFTAATGIAVRHDLTEDNEIQPKVWAAVAQGRVPPIHINWDTTTNATKSALRGITEDLSDLPNLANVTVLAKPVGMEGYPIVNTYGYVYVLAYRPSAFPEGAPTSLQVLLDPKFKGRIALYNDGIGFHFPAQVAGGGKLEDIPENMDAAWDFIAKVKEQQPLLGEDPDFTNWFQNGEIDLAVTISTNAREAMKNGIDLAWTVPEEGSKFETDGLWIPKGLPENELYWAKQYINFALTQEAQQVWLDGLGLPGVVPGLTPPEGLAGDPSYPTEPEDFERLIRIPTAIQVEHESEWFGKFKSIMQG